Proteins found in one Ovis aries strain OAR_USU_Benz2616 breed Rambouillet chromosome 19, ARS-UI_Ramb_v3.0, whole genome shotgun sequence genomic segment:
- the CMTM6 gene encoding CKLF-like MARVEL transmembrane domain-containing protein 6 → MENGEVYRATTEAHPGPGRGARSGLAAYFTLSRLSGFRRLKILELVLSLLAFICEEVVSQCTLCGGLYFFEFVSCSAFLLSLLILIVYCTPVYDRVDPAKVKSSDFYITLGTGLVFFVASIIFALTHDNTITEIAAIVFGMLASLAYVADFSFMLREKCKEPQPRKGEAAVRRECLTEPLNA, encoded by the exons ATGGAGAACGGAGAGGTCTACCGAGCCACCACCGAGGCGCACCCGGGCCCCGGCAGAGGCGCCCGGAGCGGCCTCGCCGCCTACTTCACCCTGAGCCGGCTCTCGGGGTTCCGGCGACTCAAAATCTTGGAGCTG GTGCTGTCTCTCCTGGCCTTCATCTGTGAGGAGGTTGTGTCGCAGTGCACTTTGTGTGGAGGACTCTATTTCTTTGAGTTTGTCAGCTGCAGCGCCTTTCTGCTGAGTCTTCTTATCCTGATTGTGTACTGCACGCCAGTGTACGACAGAGTTGATCCCGCAAAAGTCAAGTCATCG gaTTTTTATATCACTCTGGGCACAGGACTGGTATTCTTTGTGGCATCCATCATTTTTGCTTTGACACATGACAATACCATAACTGAAATTGCTGCAATT GTGTTTGGGATGCTAGCAAGTCTTGCATACGTGGCTGACTTCTCCTTTATGCTCCGTGAAAAATGTAAGGAGCCCCAGCCGAGAAAAGGGGAGGCCGCCGTGAGGAGAGAGTGCCTTACTGAACCTCTGAATGCTTAG